One window of the Candidatus Zixiibacteriota bacterium genome contains the following:
- a CDS encoding exported hypothetical protein (Evidence 5 : Unknown function) has translation MAAKIIPVITAMIFVLAGSVAADDLFQVKIKSTDDAERLRNLNTNIILKTLDGYLVLADRAAVSSSGLECRLLASDVTREELYLDQRFDDKNLQNFSAIFKEDNVRLFRLKKEQVPLLDEENQIYPLPELTLEPVYREPEAFRLPFSPAVISLDSLAGLVSQDIISANTHRLEAFYRRLTGSDSDFAARDWISDKFIEYGYDSVVYDNFYGFPYGYVDNVIAYKPGTERPDLQIIVGAHRDAGSVSPGADDNGTGSAGVLEMARVLKDIPTAVTFIFILFDGEEQGLDGSWHYADEAKARGDSILYMLNMDMIAHYQNIDRANLYYGPVQTYSQLWAHLADSLFGITATFKGTSGGSDHYPFIQNGYQATFVQEGIFSTVYHTARDSTTYLNFEYMKRMVQASLATVYSVDASRRTPYICGDVDNSGYINILDIAYIIRYLYRDGMAPFPLAAADADGNGAVNILDVSALIDHLYRGGPTPICD, from the coding sequence ATGGCCGCAAAAATAATTCCAGTAATCACCGCTATGATATTTGTTCTCGCCGGCTCCGTTGCCGCCGACGATTTGTTTCAAGTTAAAATAAAAAGCACCGACGACGCGGAACGGCTCCGCAATCTCAATACCAATATTATACTCAAGACCCTTGACGGATATCTGGTTTTGGCGGATAGAGCTGCTGTATCATCATCGGGGTTGGAATGCCGTCTGCTCGCAAGCGACGTAACTCGGGAAGAACTTTATCTTGACCAGCGGTTTGACGATAAAAACCTTCAAAATTTTAGTGCCATTTTTAAGGAAGACAATGTTCGTCTCTTCCGGCTGAAAAAGGAGCAAGTGCCGCTTTTGGACGAGGAAAATCAGATATATCCCCTCCCGGAACTCACCCTTGAACCAGTCTACCGGGAGCCTGAGGCATTCAGACTTCCGTTTTCCCCCGCCGTAATTTCCCTTGATTCGCTGGCCGGCCTGGTGAGCCAGGATATTATATCTGCCAATACTCACCGTCTGGAGGCGTTTTATCGCCGTTTAACCGGAAGCGATTCGGATTTCGCAGCCCGCGACTGGATTAGCGACAAATTTATCGAATATGGTTATGATTCGGTTGTGTACGATAATTTTTATGGGTTCCCATATGGATATGTGGATAATGTTATTGCCTATAAACCGGGGACAGAGCGCCCCGACCTTCAAATTATTGTCGGGGCCCACCGCGATGCGGGATCGGTTTCGCCGGGAGCCGACGATAACGGCACCGGGTCGGCCGGGGTGCTGGAAATGGCTCGAGTGCTGAAAGATATCCCGACCGCCGTCACATTTATATTTATCCTGTTTGACGGTGAAGAGCAGGGACTCGACGGTTCCTGGCATTACGCCGATGAGGCCAAAGCGCGAGGTGATAGTATCCTCTACATGCTGAACATGGACATGATCGCGCATTACCAGAATATCGACCGTGCCAATTTATATTACGGGCCGGTCCAAACCTATTCGCAACTATGGGCTCATCTCGCCGATTCACTATTCGGAATCACGGCGACTTTCAAGGGCACTTCGGGAGGATCCGATCATTATCCTTTCATTCAGAACGGGTATCAGGCGACTTTCGTTCAGGAGGGGATATTTTCCACCGTTTATCATACCGCCCGGGATAGCACCACTTATCTCAATTTCGAATACATGAAAAGAATGGTGCAGGCGTCGCTGGCGACCGTTTATTCTGTCGATGCCTCCCGTCGAACACCGTATATATGCGGCGATGTCGATAATAGCGGTTATATCAATATTCTCGATATAGCTTATATAATAAGATATCTCTATCGGGACGGCATGGCCCCGTTCCCTCTGGCGGCGGCAGACGCTGACGGCAACGGCGCGGTCAATATACTGGATGTCAGCGCTTTGATCGACCACCTTTACCGCGGCGGGCCGACCCCAATTTGTGATTAA
- a CDS encoding Galactose-1-phosphate uridylyltransferase, whose amino-acid sequence MPEFRQNMATKEWVILAPERGKRPHEFVKTLFHRETPPPYKKECPFCKGNEHLTVEPTLIIPTAKDWKVRVVPNKFAALRSDLDIKRKCVGAFLAAEGFGIAEVVVEHPRHDLTMALMTPVEVADILSAYKIRQREISRNSKVNLVTIFRNHGPQAGTSLEHPHSQIIATPIVPPHVRYPMEQAMLYYDAYGRCVYCDMAQEEIRQKERIIVESENFLAFCPYAARSPFECRIYPKNHLPSFVVTNDAQITELGKVLREVLARIHFGLNDPDYNYIIRSAAVGDEDTRHQHWYIVIVPKISIPAGFEIGSGIYINSVSPEDCAAFLRGVQIP is encoded by the coding sequence ATGCCGGAATTCAGACAAAATATGGCCACTAAAGAGTGGGTGATCCTTGCTCCGGAGCGGGGCAAAAGGCCGCATGAATTTGTCAAAACCTTGTTTCACCGGGAGACTCCCCCGCCGTACAAAAAAGAGTGCCCTTTCTGCAAAGGAAACGAGCATTTGACGGTGGAACCGACCCTGATTATTCCCACGGCAAAGGATTGGAAAGTCCGGGTGGTCCCTAACAAATTTGCCGCCCTCAGATCGGATCTGGACATAAAAAGAAAATGTGTCGGGGCTTTCCTGGCCGCGGAGGGATTCGGTATCGCCGAAGTTGTGGTTGAACATCCCCGGCATGATTTGACCATGGCCCTGATGACGCCTGTCGAAGTGGCCGATATCTTGAGCGCCTATAAAATCAGGCAGAGAGAAATCAGCCGGAATAGCAAAGTCAATCTGGTGACTATATTTCGCAACCACGGCCCCCAAGCCGGGACCTCGCTGGAACACCCTCATTCCCAGATTATCGCCACGCCGATTGTCCCGCCTCATGTCCGCTACCCGATGGAACAGGCTATGCTGTACTATGATGCGTACGGCCGATGTGTCTATTGCGACATGGCCCAGGAAGAGATCCGCCAGAAAGAAAGAATCATTGTTGAGTCGGAGAATTTTCTCGCTTTTTGCCCCTATGCCGCCCGTTCCCCCTTCGAATGCCGTATCTATCCGAAAAATCATCTGCCGAGTTTCGTGGTGACAAATGACGCGCAGATTACCGAATTGGGGAAGGTATTGCGGGAAGTGCTGGCCAGGATTCATTTCGGCCTGAATGACCCTGATTACAACTATATTATCCGGTCCGCAGCGGTAGGGGATGAAGATACCCGCCATCAGCACTGGTATATTGTAATTGTACCCAAGATATCAATCCCGGCCGGCTTCGAAATCGGGTCGGGGATCTATATCAACTCGGTCTCACCCGAAGATTGCGCGGCATTCTTGAGAGGCGTCCAAATCCCTTAA